The window CCGGCCGCCGCCCGGGCCGGGGAGGCGCCGTCCTGCCTGCTCAAATACCTGACCGGCTTCGTCTGTCCGGGCTGCGGCGGCACCCGTGCCGCGTGGTTCCTGCTGCACGGCGACCTGCCCGCGGCGGCCCGGCATCACCTGCTGTTCGTCTTCGTGGTGCCGTTCCTGATCTATCTCTACGTGGCGTGGGCCGGCCGCCGGCTGTTCCGGTGGAGGCTGCCGGAGCTCTCGATCAGTCCGGCCGTCATGATCACATTCATGGCGGTCTGGGGCGTCTGGAGCATCCTGCGTAACCTCCCATGGGCGCCGTTCACCGCTTTCTACGTGTGACCGGAGCGTCCGATAGGTTGTCAGGTATGACGCACGACCCGCGGCCCTTCGGACGGCTGCTGACCGCCATGGTGACTCCGTTCACCCCGGACGGTTCCCTGGACCTGGAGGGTGCCGCCCGGCTCGCCGCCCACCTCGTCGACGAGCAGCGCAACGACGCTCTCGTGATCAGCGGCACCACCGGAGAGTCCCCCACCACCTCCGACGCGGAAAAGGAGCGACTGCTCCGCGTCGTGATCGAGACCGTCGGGGACAGGGCACAGGTTCTGGCGGGGGTGGGCACCAACAACACCGCCCACACCATCGAGCTGGCGCACGCCGCGGAGAAAGCGGGGGCGCACGGTCTGCTGGTCGTGACGCCGTATTACAGCAAGCCGCCGCAGGCGGGCGTCGAGCGGCATTTCCGCACGGTCGCCGACGCCACCGGCCTGCCGATCATGGTCTACGACATCCCGCACCGGGCCGGCACGGCGATCACCACCGAGACGATGGTCCGGATCGCCGAGCACGAGCGCATCGTCGCGGTCAAGGACGCCAAGGGTGACCTGGTCGCCAGCTCGCACGTGCTGGCCCGGACCGATCTGGCCTACTACTCCGGCGACGACGCGGCCACCCTGCCGTTGCTCGCGATCGGCGGGGTCGGCCTGGTGGGCACGTCGACGCACTTCACCGGCAAGATCGCCAAGGAGATGATCGAGGTGTGGGAGCGGGGCGACGCGGCAGCCGCGCTGGCCCTGCACCGCACGGCTCTGCCCCTGTTCACCGGCATCTTCCGGACACAGGGGGTCATGCTGGTCAAGGCCGGTCTGGGGGCGCTCGGGCTGCCCGCCGGGCCGGTCCGCTCGCCGCTGGTCGACGCGACCGGTGAGGAATTGAACCAACTGCGCCAGGACGCCGCCGCGGCCGGCATCGTGCTCTGACAGGAAGATGCGTATGACTAACGCTCACATCGAGCTGGGTCCGCCGCCGCCGCTGCCGGAGGGCGCCCTGCGCGTCATCCCGCTCGGTGGGCTGGGCGCCATCGGCCGCAACATGACGGTCTTCGAATACGACGGGAAGCTGCTGGTAGTCGACTGCGGGGTGCTCTTCCCCGACGTCGAGCAACCGGGCGTCGACCTGATCCTGCCCGACTTCGCGCCGATCCTGGACCGGCTGGAGGACGTGCAGGCGATCGTGCTGACCCACGGGCACGAGGACCACATCGGCGCGGTGCCCTACCTGCTGGCCCACAAGCCGGACATTCCGTTGGTCGGCTCGGAGTTCACGCTCGCGCTGGTCGAGGCGAAACTGGCCGAGCGGCGGCTCGACCCGTATACGTTGACCGTCCGCGAGGGCGGCGTGGAGCGGCTCGGCCCGTTCGAGTGCGAGTTCTTCGCGGTCAACCACTCGATCCCGGACGCCCTGGCCGTCGCCGTGCGTACTCCGGCGGGTCTGGTCCTGCACACCGGTGACTTCAAGATGGACCAGGTGCCGCTGGACGGGCGGATCACCGACCTGGCCGGCTTCGCCCGGCTCGGGGCCGAGGGCGTCGACCTGCTGCTGTCCGACTCGACGAACGCCGAGGTGCCCGGGTTCGTGACCCCGGAGCGCGACATCGGCCCGGTGCTCAGCTCGATCTTCGGCAAGGCGAGCGGCCGGATCATCGTGGCCAGCTTCGCCTCGCATGTGCACCGGGTGCAGCAGGTGATGGACTCGGCCTGGGAGTTCGACCGCAAGGTCGCGCTGATCGGCCGGTCCATGGTCCGCAACATGGGCATCGCCCGTGACCTGGGCCTGCTGCGCATCCCGGAGGGCCTGCTGGTCGGCCTGGACGAGGCCACCCACCTGCCGCCCGACGAGATCGTCTTCATGTCCACCGGTTCGCAGGGCGAGCCGATGAGCGCGCTGGGCCGGATGTCCACGGGCGACCACCGACACATCACCATCGCTCCCGGCGACACGGTCGTGCTGGCCAGTTCGCTGGTGCCGGGTAACGAGACATCGGTCTACCGGGTGATCAACCAGCTGTCCCGGGCCGGCGCCACGGTCGTCCACAAGGAGACGGCGAAGGTGCACGTCTCCGGCCACGCGCCCGCCGGTGAGCTGCGCTACCTGCTCAACGTGACCCGCCCGAGCAACCTGATGCCGGTGCACGGCGAGTGGCGGCACCTGCGCGCGCACGCCCAGCTCGGCATCGAGACCGGGGTCGCCCCGGACCGGGTGGTGCTCTGCGAGGACGGTGACGTGGTCGACCTGGTCGAGGGCCACGCCCGCGTGGTCGGCCGGGTGAAGAGCCGGTATGTCTACGTGGACGGTCTCGCGGTCGGTGACGTCAGCGAGTCGCTGCTCACCGAGCGCCGGATCCTCGGTGACGGTGGGTTCATCGCGGCCACCGTGGTCATCGACTCGGTGACCGGAAAGGTGGTCGGCGAGCCGGTCATCTCGGCGAAGGGTTTCTCCGAGGACCCGGAGGCGTTCAACCCGGTCGTCCCGCTGCTGACCGCGGCCCTGCACCGCTCGGCCGAGGACGGCATCACCGACACCCACCAGCTACAACAGGTGGTCAGGCGCACGGTGGGCCGCTGGGTGAACGACGCCTATCGGCGGCGGCCGATGATCGTGCCGACGGTCGTCGAGGTCTGAGAAAACCTGTGTAATCCATAAGAGTCAGCGTCCGTTTCAACCATCTTGGGTCGAGCTGCGTACTCCCAGGCACCGGTGCCGCCCCCACGGCACCCGTGGCGGAGGGAGTTCTCCAGATGCAGCGCAGTGCGATCGCCGTAGGGGCGGTTGTTGCGGTGGCGGGTGCGGCGGCGGTCGCCTTCACCCTGCCGTCGCTCGCCGGCACCGAAGAGACCGGCGGGTCGAAGGCTTCGAGCACTCCGGGCGGATTGTCCCCGGAGTTGCTCGCGGCCATGAAACGTGACCTCGGTCTCGACAGTGAACAGGCGGCCACCCGGCTGGCCCGCTCGGAGTGGGCGGGCGGAGTCTCGGCGACGCTCGCCGCGCAGACCGGTGAGGATTTCGCGGGTGCCTGGCTCGCGTCCGACGGCACCACGCTCAAGGTCGCGGTGACCGACTCCGACGCGGCGTCGGCGGTGAAGGCCGCCGGTGCCGTACCGGTGCTGGTCAAGCGGAGCGAAGCCGAGCTCGACGCGTTGAAGACCAAGCTCGACTCGGCCGCGGCCGAGGTCGACGGTCTCACCGGCTGGTACGTCGACGTGCCGACCAACAAGGTGGTCGTGGTCGCGCAGCCCGGTGAGAAGTCCGAGGCGCTCGCCGTGGCCCGCCGGGCCGGTGTCGCCACCGAGGCGCTGACCGTGAAGATCAGCGACGCGCAGCCGAAGCCGCTGTTCGACGTCCGTGGCGCGGACCCGTACTTCATCAACATCGGTGGTGGCCAGGCCCGCTGCTCGATCGGCTTCTCGGTGACGACAGGTTTCGTCACGGCCGGTCACTGCGGCGAGGAGGGCACCGCCACCACCGGCTTCAACAACGAGGCGCAGGGCACCGTCGAGTTCTCGGTCTTCCCGGGCAACGCCGACATGGGCTTCGTCGCGGTGAACGACGACTGGACCCCGCGTCCGGTGGTCAACGACTTCGAGGGCAACGAGCTGCCGGTGGCCGGCAACACCGAGGCCCCGGTCGGCGCGGCGATCTGCCGTTCCGGTTCCACCACCGGCACGTTCTGCGGCACGATCCTGGCCAAGAACCAGACGGTCCAGTACCCGGAGGGCACGGTCACCGGCCTGACCCGTACCGACGTCTGCGCCGAGGGTGGCGACTCCGGTGGGCCGTGGCTCTCCGGCGACCAGGCCCAGGGTGTGACCTCGGGTGGTTCCGGCGACTGCACCGCCGGTGGTGAGACGTTCTTCCAGCCGCTCAACGAGATCCTGGCGGCGCAGAACCTGACCCTGGTCACCACCGAGGGTGAGGGTGGCGCCGAGGCGCCGCCGGCCTCCGCGCCGCCGGCCGAGGAGGGCGAGGAGGCGTCCGCGTGTGACGCTCTGCCGGTCCAGCGCGACGGCACCATCAACCGGGCCGGTCAGGCGCAGGCGCAGCCGAACGGCGGGGCCTACCGGGCCCGGGCCGGCACGCACACCGCCTGCCTGGACGCCCCGGACGGTGCCGACTTCGACCTGGTGCTGCAGAAGGCGAACAACCGGGGCCAGTTCAAGACGGTGGCCCAGTCCACCGGTACCGGTGACAAGACGCTGTCCTTCACCGGCCGTTCCGGCACCTACCGGTACGTCGTGGTGGCCACCGCCGGCACCGGCGCGTACAGCCTGGGCTTCAACGTCCAGTAACGGCTGATCCGGGACGGGTCCGGGCGTGGAAGCCGCCCGGACCGGTCCCACCGCCGGGCCCGGAGACCTTAAGCCCGGCCGGGGCTCCGTGATCCGGCGACCAGGATCGGGGTCCTCACGCTCAGCGTGAGGACCCCGATTTCATCTCCCCGAGCGCCTCGCCGAGCCGGCAGCCGGTCGCCACCCCACAGAGAATGACCTGATCGAGTTGTTCGAGGGTGGCGCCGTGCTCCCAGTCGGTGGTGACCTCGCCCACCACGATGGCCTGTCCCTCGTCGGTCACCTGCACGTACGCCTTGGGCCACAGCTGATCCCGGTTCCACGTGTTGCAGAACTCGTAGAGCTTCGGCACGTCCTCGACCGAGAACACGTGCTGCATCATCGCCCGCACCTGGAGGATCTCCTGCCGCTGGCCGAGGCGGAAGAAGTAGATGAGATTGCCCTGGAAGTTGCCGGCGATGTCACCGTCGGCATCGACGAAGTACGCGAAGCCGCGCTTGTCCAGGGCGGCCTTGATCAAGTCGTTGCTGAGAGGCTGCACCTTACGATGGTAAATGCCGGGAAAGTGAAAAGCAGTCGCGGTGCGCCTTCTCGGCAGACCGGCCGCACCCGGCTACGGTGACACCCATGGCGGGCCGAACTCCTCCGGCGGGCCGGAGCCGCGCCGCGTCCACGACTCGGGGCGCGGCGGTCAACCGTGCCCAGCAACCGGCACGTAAATCGACGGGTAAGGCTACCGGTAAGGCGCCTGCGCGCAAACCGGCCGCCCGACGTCCCGCGGTCCGTAAGGCGCCGCCGCCCGCGGTCGGTCCGGGCATCGCCCGCGGCCTCGGCAGCCTCTGGCTCGGCGTGGCAGGCGGGGTCGGCTGGCTGGCCCGCGGGGCCGGTCGGCAGGCGGCCAGCGCCCGGGCGATCGGCCCCGAGCACCGCCGGGACGGCGCCGGGCTGTTCATGCTCGGTGTCGCCATCCTGATCGCGGTCGCGGTCTGGGCGGGCAGCGCCGGTCCGGTCGGCCTCTGGGTGGCCGACATGGTGCGGCTGTTCCTCGGCAGCCTCGCGGTGCTCCTGCCGCTACTGCTGTTCTACGGTTCGATCCGGCTGATGCGCCAGCCGGTCGACCCGGAGCACCGTGGGCGCACCCTGGTCGGCTGGACCGCGATCATCGTGGCCACCGCGGCGCTGCTGCACATCTCCGGCCCGCGATCGGACAATCCGACCGTCGACCAGGCCGGGGGACTGCTCGGCTTCGGGGTCGGTGGGCTGCTCGAGCGTGCGGTGACCGACTGGGTGGCCGTACCGCTGCTGCTGTTGCTCTTCGCCTTCGGTCTCCTGGTGATCACCGCGACGCCGATCGCCAAGATCCCGGAGCGCGTCGCGCTCCTGCTCGACCTGGTCTCCGGCCGTTCCGGCCGGCACACCGAGCGCCCGATCGCAGAGCCGGACGCGGACCTGGACGTGGATCTGGACGAGATCCTGGAGGAGCCGGCGAAGCCGCGGCGCCCGGCCCGACGGCGGCAGGCCTCGCAGGCCCCGGTCACGCCACTGGCCGATGAGGAACCGCCGGACGACTTCGACGAAGAGATCATCCTGCACGACACGGTGGCCCTGCCGAAGCTGCCGAAGACCCGCAAGAAGGCGGCGCCCGAGCACTCGCCGATGCCGCCGACCCGGGCCGAGCAGCTGGAGATCTCGGCGGTCAAGGGCGACTACCGCCTGCCGCCGGCGAACATCCTCGCCACCGGTGCCCCGCCCAAGGCCCGCAGCCGTGCCAACGACGAGATCATGGCCGCGCTCACCGGTGTGTTCGAGCAGTTCAACGTGGACGCGGTGGTGACCGGCTTCACCCGTGGACCGACGGTCACCCGGTACGAGGTGGAGATCGGCCCCGGTACCAAGGTGGAGCGGATCACCCAGCTCTCCCGCAACATCGCCTACGCGGTGAAGTCGCCGGACGTGCGGATCCTGAGCCCGATCCCGGGCAAGAGCGCGGTGGGCGTGGAGATCCCCAACACCGATCCGGAGAACGTGTCGCTCGGTGACGTGCTGCGCTCCCGGGCGGCCGCCTCCGACCACCACCCGATGGTGGTGGCCCTCGGCAAGGACATCGAGGGCGGCTTCGTCGTGGCGAACCTGGCCAAGATGCCGCACATCCTCATCGCGGGCGCCACCGGCGCGGGCAAGAGCTCCTGCCTCAACTCGCTGCTGGTGTCGCTTCTCACCAGATCGACACCGGACGAGGTACGGCTGCTCCTGGTCGACCCCAAGCGGGTGGAGATGACGGCGTACGAGGGGATCCCGCACCTCGTCACGCCGATCATCACGAACCCGAAGAAGGCCGCCGACGCCCTGGAGTGGGTCGTCCGCGAGATGGACATGCGTTACGACGACCTCGCCGCCAACGGGGTACGCCACATCGACGACTTCAACCGCAAGGTCCGCAGCGGCGAGATCACGGCGCCGCCGGGCAGCGAGCGGGAGATGAAGCCGTACCCGTACCTCCTGGTGATCATCGACGAGCTGGCCGACCTGATGATGGTCGCCCCGCGTGACGTGGAGGACTCGGTCGTCCGGATCACCCAGCTGGCCCGGGCCGCCGGCATCCACCTGGTGCTCGCCACCCAGCGGCCGTCGGTGGACGTGGTCACCGGTCTGATCAAGGCGAACGTGCCGTCCCGGCTCGCCTTCGCCACGTCCTCGCTGGCCGACTCCCGGGTCATCCTGGACCAGCCGGGCGCGGAGAAGCTGCTCGGCCGCGGCGACGGTCTCTTCCTGCCGATGGGTGCCTCCAAGCCGACCCGTATCCAGGGCGCCTGGGTCGACGAGACGGAGATCGCGGCGGTCGTCAAGTTCTGCAAGGACCAGCGTGAGCCGGAGTTCCGCGAGGACGTCACCGAGGTTCCGCAGAGCAAGAAGAAGGAGATCGACGAGGAGATCGGCGACGACCTGGCGTTGCTGATCCAGGCCATCGAGCTGGTGGTGTCCAGCCAGTTCGGCTCGACCTCGATGCTTCAGCGCAAGCTGCGGGTGGGTTTCGCGAAGGCGGGCCGCCTGATGGACCTGATGGAGACCCGGGGCATCGTCGGGCCGTCCGAGGGTTCGAAGGCCCGCGACGTGCTGGTCAAACCGGACGAGCTGGAAGAGTCACTGGCCGCGCTCAAGGTCGACTGAGCTCCGGCGCGGGGAACGGCTGCCGGAACGTGAACGCCCGCGGTCCGGGGCCCTCCGCGCCGAGCAGAGCCAGCCGCTGCAGGCCGTCCCGGAGTGTCGGGATGCGGCCGGCCTCGACCCACCACAGCACCATCGCCGACTC of the Actinoplanes sichuanensis genome contains:
- a CDS encoding YbjN domain-containing protein — protein: MQPLSNDLIKAALDKRGFAYFVDADGDIAGNFQGNLIYFFRLGQRQEILQVRAMMQHVFSVEDVPKLYEFCNTWNRDQLWPKAYVQVTDEGQAIVVGEVTTDWEHGATLEQLDQVILCGVATGCRLGEALGEMKSGSSR
- a CDS encoding ribonuclease J, which produces MTNAHIELGPPPPLPEGALRVIPLGGLGAIGRNMTVFEYDGKLLVVDCGVLFPDVEQPGVDLILPDFAPILDRLEDVQAIVLTHGHEDHIGAVPYLLAHKPDIPLVGSEFTLALVEAKLAERRLDPYTLTVREGGVERLGPFECEFFAVNHSIPDALAVAVRTPAGLVLHTGDFKMDQVPLDGRITDLAGFARLGAEGVDLLLSDSTNAEVPGFVTPERDIGPVLSSIFGKASGRIIVASFASHVHRVQQVMDSAWEFDRKVALIGRSMVRNMGIARDLGLLRIPEGLLVGLDEATHLPPDEIVFMSTGSQGEPMSALGRMSTGDHRHITIAPGDTVVLASSLVPGNETSVYRVINQLSRAGATVVHKETAKVHVSGHAPAGELRYLLNVTRPSNLMPVHGEWRHLRAHAQLGIETGVAPDRVVLCEDGDVVDLVEGHARVVGRVKSRYVYVDGLAVGDVSESLLTERRILGDGGFIAATVVIDSVTGKVVGEPVISAKGFSEDPEAFNPVVPLLTAALHRSAEDGITDTHQLQQVVRRTVGRWVNDAYRRRPMIVPTVVEV
- a CDS encoding DUF2752 domain-containing protein, with the protein product MTVAELPSWLADQPVQGPPVPPEWFLYPAPEPDRITRFVNRVAARSPIWLAPFAVLACTGAAVGYTLISDPAAARAGEAPSCLLKYLTGFVCPGCGGTRAAWFLLHGDLPAAARHHLLFVFVVPFLIYLYVAWAGRRLFRWRLPELSISPAVMITFMAVWGVWSILRNLPWAPFTAFYV
- a CDS encoding DNA translocase FtsK encodes the protein MAGRTPPAGRSRAASTTRGAAVNRAQQPARKSTGKATGKAPARKPAARRPAVRKAPPPAVGPGIARGLGSLWLGVAGGVGWLARGAGRQAASARAIGPEHRRDGAGLFMLGVAILIAVAVWAGSAGPVGLWVADMVRLFLGSLAVLLPLLLFYGSIRLMRQPVDPEHRGRTLVGWTAIIVATAALLHISGPRSDNPTVDQAGGLLGFGVGGLLERAVTDWVAVPLLLLLFAFGLLVITATPIAKIPERVALLLDLVSGRSGRHTERPIAEPDADLDVDLDEILEEPAKPRRPARRRQASQAPVTPLADEEPPDDFDEEIILHDTVALPKLPKTRKKAAPEHSPMPPTRAEQLEISAVKGDYRLPPANILATGAPPKARSRANDEIMAALTGVFEQFNVDAVVTGFTRGPTVTRYEVEIGPGTKVERITQLSRNIAYAVKSPDVRILSPIPGKSAVGVEIPNTDPENVSLGDVLRSRAAASDHHPMVVALGKDIEGGFVVANLAKMPHILIAGATGAGKSSCLNSLLVSLLTRSTPDEVRLLLVDPKRVEMTAYEGIPHLVTPIITNPKKAADALEWVVREMDMRYDDLAANGVRHIDDFNRKVRSGEITAPPGSEREMKPYPYLLVIIDELADLMMVAPRDVEDSVVRITQLARAAGIHLVLATQRPSVDVVTGLIKANVPSRLAFATSSLADSRVILDQPGAEKLLGRGDGLFLPMGASKPTRIQGAWVDETEIAAVVKFCKDQREPEFREDVTEVPQSKKKEIDEEIGDDLALLIQAIELVVSSQFGSTSMLQRKLRVGFAKAGRLMDLMETRGIVGPSEGSKARDVLVKPDELEESLAALKVD
- a CDS encoding S1 family peptidase; the protein is MQRSAIAVGAVVAVAGAAAVAFTLPSLAGTEETGGSKASSTPGGLSPELLAAMKRDLGLDSEQAATRLARSEWAGGVSATLAAQTGEDFAGAWLASDGTTLKVAVTDSDAASAVKAAGAVPVLVKRSEAELDALKTKLDSAAAEVDGLTGWYVDVPTNKVVVVAQPGEKSEALAVARRAGVATEALTVKISDAQPKPLFDVRGADPYFINIGGGQARCSIGFSVTTGFVTAGHCGEEGTATTGFNNEAQGTVEFSVFPGNADMGFVAVNDDWTPRPVVNDFEGNELPVAGNTEAPVGAAICRSGSTTGTFCGTILAKNQTVQYPEGTVTGLTRTDVCAEGGDSGGPWLSGDQAQGVTSGGSGDCTAGGETFFQPLNEILAAQNLTLVTTEGEGGAEAPPASAPPAEEGEEASACDALPVQRDGTINRAGQAQAQPNGGAYRARAGTHTACLDAPDGADFDLVLQKANNRGQFKTVAQSTGTGDKTLSFTGRSGTYRYVVVATAGTGAYSLGFNVQ
- the dapA gene encoding 4-hydroxy-tetrahydrodipicolinate synthase, encoding MTHDPRPFGRLLTAMVTPFTPDGSLDLEGAARLAAHLVDEQRNDALVISGTTGESPTTSDAEKERLLRVVIETVGDRAQVLAGVGTNNTAHTIELAHAAEKAGAHGLLVVTPYYSKPPQAGVERHFRTVADATGLPIMVYDIPHRAGTAITTETMVRIAEHERIVAVKDAKGDLVASSHVLARTDLAYYSGDDAATLPLLAIGGVGLVGTSTHFTGKIAKEMIEVWERGDAAAALALHRTALPLFTGIFRTQGVMLVKAGLGALGLPAGPVRSPLVDATGEELNQLRQDAAAAGIVL